A window from Candidatus Nitrospira neomarina encodes these proteins:
- a CDS encoding ferredoxin--NADP reductase: MQEFNALVSRVRDLTHDVRELKLTLLAPDAIEFMAGQWISLNVWNPGLRQHVPRQYSIASPPGQSQQITLLFNRVPDGSGSNYLFGLHEGDPVTFHGPNGSFILQEKPGRDVVFVATGTGIAPFRSMLSTFLEEPGAGTLTLYWGLRSQRDLYYQHELEALARRHPNFSFITILSRPENGWQGPIGRVTTLVENYVASVSNATFYLCGNGGMIRDTTAIVRKKGLCSIRTEQYYDTAGAGTDA, translated from the coding sequence ATGCAAGAGTTTAACGCCCTTGTCAGTCGAGTCAGGGATCTGACCCATGATGTCCGTGAGTTGAAACTCACCCTGCTCGCCCCGGATGCCATCGAATTCATGGCGGGGCAGTGGATCTCTCTGAATGTCTGGAATCCAGGATTGAGACAGCATGTCCCGCGGCAGTATTCGATTGCCTCTCCGCCAGGGCAATCCCAACAGATCACCCTTCTCTTTAACCGGGTCCCCGACGGCTCAGGCTCAAACTATTTGTTTGGCCTTCATGAAGGGGATCCCGTAACATTTCACGGGCCTAATGGATCGTTTATTCTCCAGGAGAAACCCGGACGAGACGTCGTCTTTGTGGCCACGGGAACCGGGATTGCGCCGTTCCGTTCAATGCTCTCTACCTTCTTGGAGGAACCTGGCGCTGGAACCTTGACGTTATATTGGGGCTTGCGGAGCCAGCGAGACCTTTACTACCAACATGAATTGGAAGCTCTTGCACGGCGGCATCCGAATTTCAGTTTTATCACAATCCTGTCCAGGCCGGAAAACGGTTGGCAAGGTCCCATCGGACGCGTGACAACATTAGTAGAGAACTACGTTGCCTCAGTGAGCAATGCAACTTTTTATCTGTGCGGAAATGGCGGCATGATACGAGACACGACGGCCATTGTGAGAAAAAAAGGCCTCTGTTCCATTCGCACTGAACAATACTATGATACAGCCGGGGCCGGTACAGACGCGTGA
- a CDS encoding citrate/2-methylcitrate synthase, protein METAVHNPGLDGVVVGESAICQIDETRGSLRYRGYAIEELAEQATFEEVSYLLLHGDLPSSRALQAWQAELAHAGSLPPFVRQFLQTVPASANVMDVLRTGVSFLGMIDPEAQDISHEANLRKAVRLLAQMPLLLSWASRTRFDHPFFQAPATKSFAQSLLYLLTGNLREDHAKELEVSLNLYAEHELNASTFAGRVTASTLADLYGAVTAAIATLKGPLHGGANEAVAEMFHAIRDPENAQGWVHSKLSGKERVMGFGHRVLKHEDPRSAIIKRRAKALSHHADGTRWYEIAEIIEQTMKEEKGLLPNLDFYTAVVYLFIGIPKEAFTPIFVASRLSGWCAHIIEQQDHNRLIRPRASYIGHSPREFLFIEDR, encoded by the coding sequence ATGGAAACGGCCGTTCATAATCCCGGCCTTGACGGGGTGGTGGTGGGGGAATCAGCCATCTGCCAAATAGACGAGACGAGGGGAAGTTTACGATATCGCGGATATGCCATTGAAGAGCTGGCCGAGCAGGCGACATTTGAAGAAGTGTCTTATTTGTTACTGCATGGAGATCTGCCGTCATCCCGCGCTCTTCAGGCGTGGCAGGCCGAGTTGGCTCATGCCGGGTCCTTACCCCCGTTCGTAAGGCAATTTCTCCAAACGGTTCCAGCTTCTGCAAATGTCATGGATGTGCTGCGAACCGGGGTGTCGTTTCTCGGGATGATCGACCCTGAAGCTCAGGATATTTCCCATGAAGCGAATCTCCGAAAGGCCGTCCGGTTACTCGCACAAATGCCTCTCCTTCTTTCCTGGGCGAGTCGAACCCGATTCGATCATCCTTTTTTTCAAGCTCCTGCCACAAAGTCGTTTGCCCAAAGCCTCTTGTATCTGTTGACAGGGAATCTCCGGGAAGATCATGCAAAAGAACTGGAGGTCTCTCTTAATCTCTATGCCGAGCACGAATTGAACGCCTCAACGTTTGCTGGTCGGGTCACGGCCTCAACCCTGGCTGATCTTTATGGGGCTGTCACGGCGGCTATTGCGACACTCAAAGGCCCCCTTCATGGCGGTGCGAATGAAGCTGTAGCGGAGATGTTCCACGCCATTCGGGACCCGGAAAACGCGCAAGGGTGGGTCCATTCCAAATTGTCCGGGAAGGAACGGGTGATGGGGTTTGGCCATCGAGTCTTAAAACACGAGGATCCGCGTTCGGCTATCATCAAACGACGGGCGAAAGCCTTGAGTCACCATGCGGATGGGACGCGGTGGTACGAAATTGCGGAAATCATTGAACAGACGATGAAGGAAGAAAAGGGGCTTCTCCCGAATCTGGATTTTTATACGGCAGTGGTCTACCTGTTCATCGGAATTCCCAAAGAAGCCTTCACGCCTATTTTTGTCGCAAGCCGGCTGAGTGGGTGGTGTGCCCATATCATCGAACAACAGGATCACAATCGTCTGATCCGGCCACGAGCCTCCTACATCGGCCATTCGCCGCGGGAATTTCTCTTTATCGAAGATCGATAA
- a CDS encoding thiamine pyrophosphate-dependent dehydrogenase E1 component subunit alpha produces MEISQSEFLHLYYFLKLTRALEERVTTLYRQGRIVGGAYTSHGMEAISVGYASALQTDDIIAPFHRDMGAFLVRGITPGEVLAQYLGKRTGPTKGKDGNVHMGDLKRGIIAFVSHLADNLPVATGVALAFKLRGESRIVAANTGDGGTSRGDFHEALNFASVRRLPVVFFCNNNQYAYSTPLHHQMAIKDVVERAKAYAIPGEIVDGNDVASVFLTAQRAFQRARNGGGPTFIECKTMRMHGHSEHDSAKYVPRELLEEWKKKDPILKAERRLKELGYAGQPEFQEIHMRVEKEIESALEFAEQSPLPEGSEALEGVFAANPVEVLI; encoded by the coding sequence ATGGAGATTTCACAATCTGAATTTCTCCACCTCTATTATTTCCTTAAACTCACCAGAGCGTTGGAGGAACGAGTGACCACTTTGTATCGGCAAGGTCGCATCGTCGGTGGTGCATACACCAGCCATGGAATGGAGGCGATTTCGGTGGGTTATGCTTCCGCCCTTCAGACCGATGACATTATCGCCCCCTTCCACCGGGATATGGGCGCGTTCTTAGTCAGAGGCATTACGCCGGGTGAAGTCTTAGCGCAATATCTTGGCAAACGCACCGGACCCACCAAAGGAAAGGACGGCAACGTGCATATGGGCGACCTGAAACGTGGCATCATCGCCTTTGTCAGTCATCTGGCTGACAATCTTCCCGTTGCGACCGGAGTGGCTCTGGCGTTTAAGCTGCGCGGTGAATCCCGTATTGTCGCCGCCAATACAGGAGATGGAGGGACCAGTCGGGGAGATTTTCATGAAGCGTTGAACTTCGCGTCCGTTCGCCGGCTGCCGGTGGTGTTCTTTTGCAATAACAACCAGTACGCCTACTCCACCCCTCTTCACCATCAGATGGCCATCAAAGATGTCGTCGAACGAGCAAAAGCCTATGCCATACCCGGTGAAATTGTGGACGGAAACGATGTCGCCTCCGTCTTTCTGACGGCACAACGGGCCTTTCAACGTGCCAGGAACGGAGGGGGTCCCACCTTTATCGAATGCAAAACCATGCGTATGCACGGGCATTCGGAGCATGATTCCGCCAAATATGTGCCTCGAGAACTCTTGGAGGAGTGGAAGAAGAAAGATCCCATTCTGAAGGCGGAACGTCGGCTGAAAGAATTGGGGTATGCCGGTCAACCCGAATTTCAGGAAATTCATATGAGGGTTGAAAAGGAAATTGAATCCGCCTTGGAGTTCGCGGAACAAAGCCCTCTTCCGGAGGGTTCAGAAGCGTTGGAAGGCGTCTTTGCGGCTAATCCCGTGGAGGTACTGATATGA
- a CDS encoding VOC family protein, whose translation MGDTVGIDHITLCVNDLHAAEHLFNNILGFRTIWSADDVGSDRSSMDTIVVQRNNIRVALMQGRDKTGKSQITEFVERFGPGIQHVALEVDDIETVCQEWEAHGVKFSGPVKEGRDGFGPLRQRFTYPLFPGSGIFFELTQRRQGQEESKTFVKSTVESLYQDIERDQTQGVEQTIIDFGHIP comes from the coding sequence ATGGGTGACACGGTTGGAATTGATCACATTACCCTTTGTGTGAATGATCTTCATGCTGCCGAACACCTGTTTAACAACATTCTCGGTTTCCGAACGATCTGGTCTGCCGATGATGTGGGATCCGACAGATCTAGCATGGACACCATTGTGGTTCAGCGGAACAACATTCGAGTGGCCCTTATGCAAGGCCGGGATAAAACCGGGAAATCACAGATTACGGAGTTTGTCGAACGGTTTGGGCCAGGCATTCAGCATGTCGCGTTGGAAGTGGACGACATCGAAACCGTGTGCCAGGAATGGGAAGCCCATGGCGTGAAATTCAGCGGACCCGTAAAAGAAGGTCGGGATGGATTCGGTCCGCTCCGTCAGCGTTTTACGTATCCCCTTTTTCCCGGCAGTGGAATTTTCTTCGAATTGACTCAGCGTAGACAGGGACAGGAGGAGTCAAAGACTTTTGTGAAGAGCACGGTCGAGTCCTTATATCAGGATATTGAGCGGGATCAAACGCAGGGCGTCGAACAGACCATTATTGATTTTGGGCATATCCCCTAA
- a CDS encoding MmgE/PrpD family protein gives MMLADRLAEYAEYLTFQNLPSDVIHEVKRRVLDSLACAYGATTAPPCRIARRLASRMMLKDGATVWGTRHRTSPDLAAFANGTAVRYLDCNDTYLSKEPAHPSDNIPACLAVAESLHVHGRQFIQSIVLAYEIQCRLCDAAALRPRGWDHVTYGAFSTAVATARLLKLPKKQIVHALNLAGITAGALRQTRVGEVSLWKACAFANASRNGIFAGFAAREGMTGPEAMFEGEKGFMKVISGPFSLPEMGGRHGSSFKILDTYIKPHPVEYHAQSAVEAAFAIREQLIAACGEFPVHRIKAIIVGSGDVAIEIIGRDQEKWHPKTRETADHSLPFCVAVALTDGKISPRSFSPHHLNDTVLLNLMQKIRVEEVKEFSERYPDAMANRIDVTLMDGRTFTAQIDHPKGHPRRPLTDRELELKFQKLSSRKIGQKDITNVIQTVWELDRLKDVKDLVSALPVMDRR, from the coding sequence ATGATGCTTGCTGACCGCCTCGCCGAATATGCGGAGTATTTGACCTTCCAGAACCTTCCATCGGACGTGATCCATGAGGTGAAGCGACGGGTGTTGGATAGCCTGGCCTGTGCATATGGTGCCACCACCGCACCCCCATGCAGGATTGCCAGGCGCCTGGCGAGCCGGATGATGCTTAAAGACGGTGCAACGGTATGGGGAACCCGCCATCGAACCAGTCCGGATCTGGCCGCTTTTGCGAATGGCACGGCGGTGCGGTATCTCGACTGCAACGATACCTACCTCTCTAAGGAGCCCGCTCATCCGTCAGACAATATTCCGGCCTGTCTGGCGGTTGCCGAAAGTCTTCATGTTCATGGCCGGCAATTTATTCAATCCATCGTGCTGGCCTATGAGATCCAATGCCGTCTTTGTGACGCCGCGGCGCTGCGCCCCCGAGGATGGGATCACGTCACCTACGGAGCGTTTTCTACCGCGGTCGCCACAGCCAGGCTGCTCAAGCTCCCTAAAAAACAGATCGTGCATGCGCTCAATCTGGCGGGTATTACGGCTGGAGCACTGCGTCAGACCAGAGTGGGGGAGGTTTCCCTATGGAAAGCCTGCGCGTTTGCCAATGCAAGCAGGAACGGAATCTTCGCAGGATTTGCGGCTCGCGAGGGTATGACCGGACCGGAGGCCATGTTTGAAGGAGAAAAGGGGTTTATGAAGGTGATTTCCGGGCCATTCTCTTTACCCGAAATGGGAGGACGTCACGGCTCTTCCTTTAAAATTCTTGACACCTACATCAAGCCCCATCCGGTGGAATATCATGCTCAGTCGGCGGTGGAGGCGGCATTCGCCATTCGGGAACAACTGATTGCTGCGTGTGGAGAATTCCCTGTCCACCGAATCAAAGCAATTATTGTCGGCAGTGGTGATGTGGCGATCGAAATCATTGGACGGGATCAGGAAAAGTGGCATCCCAAAACCCGTGAGACTGCTGATCATAGTCTCCCCTTTTGCGTGGCAGTCGCCCTGACGGATGGAAAAATATCTCCCCGGTCATTTTCCCCGCATCACCTGAACGACACCGTTCTGTTAAATCTTATGCAAAAAATCCGTGTTGAAGAGGTTAAAGAGTTTTCCGAGCGTTATCCGGATGCCATGGCCAACAGAATTGATGTCACCCTGATGGACGGCAGGACGTTCACGGCTCAGATTGACCATCCCAAAGGTCATCCACGACGCCCGCTCACCGATCGCGAACTGGAATTGAAGTTTCAGAAGTTGTCTTCACGGAAAATCGGCCAGAAAGATATAACCAACGTTATCCAAACCGTGTGGGAACTGGACCGTCTGAAAGACGTGAAGGACCTGGTGTCGGCATTGCCAGTTATGGATAGACGATGA
- a CDS encoding fumarylacetoacetate hydrolase family protein encodes MKLVTFQVHTPVGKFARVGAFHHESIVDLNMAYTRMLADQGEAQPYRLATSEVPSSMLELLQGEVSAMNRAREAFHYISDNDHVVHGPDGETIVYTREEVSLLAPIPHPPLLRDFIAFEAHIAATSKKRGQPIPPEWYNAPVYYKGNPQTIIGPEDDLVWPLQTQKLDYELELACVIGRKGRDIPADKAWDYIAGYTIMNDFSARDIQFLEMACRLGPAKGKDFATALGPCLVTPDEIPDLKQLAMEARVNGEVWSKGSFGTIYWSFAQMIEHVSKGETVYPGEVFGSGTVGGGCGLEINRFLQPDDVVELEIQPIGKLKTKITKEH; translated from the coding sequence ATGAAACTTGTCACCTTCCAGGTTCACACTCCAGTCGGAAAATTTGCACGGGTCGGAGCATTCCACCATGAGTCCATCGTGGATCTGAACATGGCGTACACGCGGATGCTGGCGGATCAAGGGGAAGCGCAACCCTACAGGCTGGCCACATCGGAAGTCCCGTCCTCTATGCTGGAACTCCTTCAGGGGGAAGTGTCTGCGATGAATAGAGCCCGTGAGGCCTTTCATTATATTAGTGACAACGATCATGTGGTCCATGGACCTGATGGTGAAACGATTGTCTATACCAGGGAAGAGGTTTCGTTGCTTGCGCCGATCCCTCATCCCCCTCTCCTTCGTGATTTTATTGCCTTTGAGGCGCACATCGCCGCAACTTCCAAAAAACGAGGTCAACCGATACCCCCGGAGTGGTACAACGCGCCGGTTTATTATAAAGGCAATCCACAGACCATCATTGGACCCGAAGATGATCTGGTGTGGCCGTTACAGACGCAAAAACTCGATTATGAGCTGGAGTTGGCCTGCGTCATTGGTCGAAAGGGGAGAGATATACCGGCGGATAAGGCGTGGGACTACATTGCCGGCTATACCATCATGAATGATTTTAGTGCGCGGGATATTCAATTCCTGGAAATGGCCTGTCGGCTGGGACCCGCGAAGGGGAAGGATTTTGCCACGGCGTTGGGGCCCTGTCTGGTGACGCCGGATGAGATTCCAGACCTGAAGCAACTCGCCATGGAGGCTCGTGTCAACGGAGAAGTCTGGTCGAAAGGGTCCTTTGGAACCATTTACTGGTCGTTCGCTCAAATGATTGAACATGTGTCCAAGGGAGAAACGGTCTATCCCGGCGAAGTGTTCGGCTCTGGAACCGTAGGTGGGGGATGTGGATTGGAGATCAATCGGTTTTTACAGCCGGATGATGTCGTGGAGCTGGAAATTCAGCCTATTGGCAAATTGAAAACGAAGATTACCAAGGAGCATTGA
- a CDS encoding homogentisate 1,2-dioxygenase, whose translation MYLTRKGQSPRQAHVNIPSGLYEEEHGRKGFAGPASHLYRSHPPTNWLRIDGPCRPRAFQCSDLTPPDFFSGESRPVEILRSPDVLLSISRRKETMPYYFRNADGDEVHFVHKGRGLLETDYGVLTYEPGDYLVIPKGTTYRMVVEEGPGVMLVIETSEPVMLPERGLLGQHALFDPEVLVVPELSAPVTTQPQHEWELRIKRDGTFTKVFYPFSPLDVVGWKGEVWPTKLNVRDFRPVTSPRYHLPPSVHATFQAGRVWISTFAPRPLESEPGALKIPFYHRNTDFDEVLFYHEGNFFSRSGIHPGTLTLHPQGIHHGPHPGAVEASKTQTQTNEIAVMVESQQPLTVMLEAEAVELKNYSMSWSTP comes from the coding sequence ATGTACTTAACACGGAAAGGTCAATCGCCCCGGCAAGCGCACGTCAATATTCCATCAGGGCTGTATGAAGAGGAACATGGACGCAAAGGATTTGCCGGTCCAGCTTCCCATCTGTATCGATCCCACCCTCCAACCAACTGGCTTCGCATCGATGGGCCTTGCCGGCCTCGCGCCTTCCAGTGCAGCGACCTGACCCCTCCAGATTTTTTTTCCGGGGAAAGCCGGCCGGTTGAAATATTACGAAGTCCGGATGTCCTGCTGTCAATTTCCCGCCGGAAAGAAACGATGCCGTATTACTTTCGCAATGCGGATGGCGATGAAGTGCATTTTGTGCATAAAGGGCGTGGCCTGCTGGAAACCGATTACGGCGTGTTGACCTATGAACCCGGAGACTATCTGGTCATTCCCAAAGGGACCACCTACCGTATGGTGGTAGAAGAAGGACCCGGTGTCATGTTGGTTATCGAAACTTCTGAACCTGTCATGCTGCCCGAACGGGGTTTGTTGGGACAGCACGCTCTATTTGATCCCGAGGTCCTTGTGGTCCCCGAACTTTCAGCGCCCGTCACCACACAGCCTCAACATGAATGGGAGCTTCGCATCAAACGTGATGGAACGTTTACCAAGGTGTTTTATCCTTTTTCTCCATTGGATGTGGTCGGGTGGAAGGGAGAGGTTTGGCCAACGAAACTCAACGTTCGGGATTTTCGGCCGGTGACCAGTCCCCGCTATCACTTGCCTCCGAGCGTGCACGCGACCTTCCAGGCGGGAAGGGTGTGGATTTCAACGTTTGCCCCCAGACCGCTGGAGAGTGAGCCAGGTGCATTGAAAATTCCCTTTTATCATCGGAATACGGATTTTGATGAAGTCCTGTTTTATCACGAGGGAAATTTCTTCAGCCGGTCGGGCATCCATCCGGGAACCCTGACCCTGCATCCTCAGGGCATCCATCATGGACCCCATCCAGGCGCAGTTGAGGCCAGTAAAACACAAACACAGACGAATGAAATCGCGGTGATGGTGGAGTCACAGCAGCCCCTTACCGTGATGCTTGAGGCTGAGGCTGTTGAATTAAAAAACTATTCCATGAGTTGGAGCACACCATGA
- a CDS encoding TenA family transcriptional regulator: MSGFYREMREFVLHHGAINNSYLNWFKKGVASDEELYAFAVEFYNFARFFPKILVAQLVNTEDESIAEELTRVLYSELGEGNPENRHELLYRHFLRSLDIDLHQALTTPMMPSTRAYIEGLEELYSSGLHEQAMGASFGLENMAITMWDHLIPGLQALRRQRFPDLDMRYFTFHRELESTHEEAMVHAVAAMEGHGSAQGTLSVQEQQDFHDGVRQVLNYLEGFWMGLERQRTMNIPNHHGAHSRNRHVTLGDAR; the protein is encoded by the coding sequence ATGTCAGGATTTTATCGGGAGATGCGGGAGTTCGTACTTCATCATGGTGCCATTAACAACTCTTACCTAAATTGGTTTAAAAAGGGTGTCGCATCCGATGAAGAACTCTATGCGTTTGCAGTGGAGTTTTATAACTTTGCCCGGTTCTTTCCAAAAATTCTTGTCGCACAACTGGTCAACACCGAGGACGAATCCATAGCGGAGGAATTGACACGGGTTTTGTACTCAGAATTAGGGGAGGGAAATCCTGAGAACAGACATGAGTTGCTCTATCGGCATTTCCTGCGTTCCCTCGACATCGATCTTCATCAAGCCCTGACTACACCGATGATGCCTTCTACCCGGGCCTATATTGAGGGGTTGGAAGAATTGTACAGCAGCGGACTCCATGAACAAGCCATGGGAGCTTCATTTGGCCTGGAAAACATGGCAATTACCATGTGGGATCACCTCATTCCCGGCTTACAGGCTTTGCGTCGTCAAAGATTTCCCGACCTTGATATGAGGTATTTCACCTTCCATCGTGAACTGGAATCCACTCATGAGGAAGCCATGGTGCATGCAGTTGCGGCCATGGAAGGACATGGCTCTGCTCAGGGGACACTCTCTGTTCAGGAGCAACAGGATTTTCACGACGGCGTCCGACAGGTTCTGAACTATTTAGAGGGGTTCTGGATGGGTCTTGAGCGTCAACGCACGATGAACATCCCCAACCATCACGGGGCGCATTCCAGGAACAGGCATGTCACACTCGGAGATGCGCGATGA
- a CDS encoding class I adenylate-forming enzyme family protein, with translation MIETISLNKHIQEAHRNENPLLEIPYSSFANFFQQRVADPALRKEVYLTYYDDSGMVRSYTYEEFGNAVNRTVTFLREQLEVQRGDRIATLLFNHDFTVVMYYAAWVLGAVVVPIDINETEDRRSYILEHSEACVAFCWGTEYEALQDIRNRLPHLRHLVSLGNGTSPLMNMMGQPRPAQTHNHGTLDQAALQDDALIVYTSGTTGPPKGVVLTIENLLVDAHGIAKWHRLEKGHCLMCVLPIHHVNGIVVTLLTPFYGQGRSVLNRRFRQSAFWNRIQDEGVTCVSVVPTILEFLLEGARDNRQYRLDHFQGLICGAGPLLKDTVSRFEHQFHAPVRHGYGLSETTCYASFLPVNLSAQEHRHWLTDYDYPSIGLAIPYNDMAILNPQGQPVGEMERGEICIRGQTVCSGYLKRPDANEESFRWGWFRSGDEGFFVRDQADRPYFFISGRLKELIIRGGVNISPLEIDEVLRKHPSVKFGMAVSFENRLYGEEIAGYLVVKEHMPQPSEDEMVTWCRKTLPFAKCPKVFMFGQEVPYTTTGKPKRLELKARLSSALARYCDVQFRSVQRGSTPKHQTA, from the coding sequence ATGATTGAAACGATTTCCTTGAATAAACATATTCAAGAGGCCCATCGGAACGAAAACCCGCTCCTCGAAATCCCCTATTCTTCGTTTGCGAATTTTTTTCAGCAGCGGGTGGCCGATCCGGCACTGAGGAAAGAGGTGTACTTAACATATTACGACGATTCCGGAATGGTTCGAAGCTATACCTATGAGGAATTCGGAAACGCCGTCAATCGAACCGTGACCTTCCTGCGTGAGCAACTGGAGGTCCAACGGGGCGATCGCATTGCCACCCTGCTGTTTAATCATGACTTTACTGTGGTGATGTATTATGCCGCCTGGGTCCTGGGAGCCGTGGTGGTGCCGATTGATATCAATGAAACCGAAGACCGCCGCTCCTACATTCTGGAACATTCAGAGGCCTGCGTGGCCTTTTGCTGGGGAACCGAATACGAAGCCCTCCAGGATATCCGGAATCGACTCCCCCATCTTCGGCATCTCGTCTCTCTCGGGAATGGAACCTCACCGCTCATGAACATGATGGGTCAACCTCGCCCAGCTCAAACACACAACCACGGAACTCTCGATCAAGCTGCTCTCCAGGATGACGCATTGATTGTCTACACCTCCGGAACGACGGGACCGCCGAAAGGAGTCGTGCTCACGATTGAAAATCTTCTCGTCGATGCCCACGGCATTGCAAAATGGCACCGATTGGAAAAAGGTCATTGCCTCATGTGTGTGCTGCCGATCCATCATGTGAACGGAATTGTTGTCACACTCCTCACCCCATTTTACGGACAGGGCAGGTCCGTGCTGAACCGGCGTTTTCGTCAGTCCGCGTTTTGGAACCGAATCCAGGATGAAGGGGTTACCTGCGTGAGCGTGGTCCCTACCATTCTGGAGTTCCTGCTGGAAGGAGCTCGGGATAACCGGCAATACCGGCTTGACCATTTTCAAGGATTGATTTGCGGGGCCGGCCCTCTCCTAAAGGACACGGTGTCACGGTTTGAGCATCAATTTCATGCTCCGGTTCGTCATGGGTACGGACTATCTGAAACCACGTGTTATGCCAGTTTTCTCCCCGTTAACCTTTCCGCACAAGAACACAGGCACTGGCTCACGGACTATGACTATCCATCCATTGGCCTCGCCATTCCTTACAACGACATGGCGATTCTCAATCCCCAGGGACAACCGGTCGGCGAGATGGAAAGGGGGGAAATTTGTATCCGCGGACAAACGGTGTGTTCAGGTTACTTGAAACGACCGGATGCGAATGAGGAAAGTTTCCGGTGGGGATGGTTCCGGTCGGGAGATGAGGGGTTCTTCGTTCGTGATCAGGCTGATCGCCCGTATTTTTTCATATCCGGGCGACTGAAGGAATTAATCATCCGCGGGGGTGTGAATATATCACCCTTGGAAATTGATGAAGTACTCAGAAAACACCCTTCCGTCAAATTCGGTATGGCCGTTTCATTCGAAAACCGTCTCTACGGAGAAGAAATTGCCGGATACCTCGTGGTCAAAGAACATATGCCGCAACCTTCGGAAGATGAAATGGTCACATGGTGCCGCAAGACATTGCCCTTTGCCAAGTGTCCCAAGGTCTTTATGTTTGGCCAGGAAGTGCCCTATACGACAACGGGGAAGCCCAAACGTTTGGAGTTAAAGGCGAGGTTGAGCTCGGCATTGGCACGCTATTGCGACGTCCAATTCCGCTCTGTGCAACGCGGCTCAACTCCAAAGCATCAGACGGCTTGA
- the prpB gene encoding methylisocitrate lyase, whose protein sequence is MSGKPKTSQSPARRFRTELQGDTLAVPGVFNAFSARLVEDAGFPAAYLSGAGLAASRALPDIGLLTMTEVVTETRYVTQRVQIPIIVDADTGFGERHQVYRTVQELESAGAVGIQLEDQVLAKRCGHLPGKTLISCENMCQKIQSAVEAKQDRDLVIIARTDARAVEGLDGAIERARAYRAAGADAIFPEALQSAKEFQTAAKALKYPGNILVANMTEWGQTPYMTVKEFSGMGYHIVLFPMTVFRVMAKEGRAALLELQKQGTQQAFLDRMQTRQALYEVLDYQNYERVPTE, encoded by the coding sequence ATGAGTGGGAAACCAAAAACCTCGCAGAGTCCGGCGCGCCGGTTTCGAACCGAGCTTCAAGGCGACACGTTGGCGGTTCCGGGTGTATTTAATGCGTTTTCGGCTCGATTGGTTGAGGATGCCGGTTTTCCGGCCGCATACCTGTCAGGAGCGGGTCTGGCGGCTTCCCGGGCACTACCCGATATCGGGCTGTTAACGATGACGGAGGTGGTGACAGAAACCCGGTACGTGACTCAACGGGTTCAAATTCCCATCATCGTCGATGCCGATACGGGCTTTGGAGAGAGGCATCAGGTGTATCGGACGGTTCAGGAATTAGAATCAGCCGGGGCGGTGGGCATCCAATTGGAAGATCAGGTGTTGGCAAAACGTTGCGGCCATTTGCCCGGAAAAACCCTGATTTCATGTGAGAACATGTGTCAAAAAATTCAGTCGGCAGTTGAAGCAAAACAGGATCGGGATCTAGTCATTATTGCGAGGACGGATGCCCGGGCTGTGGAAGGTCTGGATGGGGCCATTGAAAGGGCTCGAGCTTACAGGGCAGCCGGTGCGGATGCGATATTCCCAGAGGCCCTGCAGTCTGCCAAAGAATTTCAAACGGCAGCTAAAGCCCTGAAATATCCCGGAAACATTCTGGTCGCCAATATGACTGAATGGGGACAAACTCCCTATATGACCGTTAAGGAATTCTCCGGAATGGGATATCACATTGTGCTGTTCCCCATGACCGTATTTCGTGTGATGGCAAAGGAAGGCCGAGCCGCTCTCCTGGAATTACAAAAACAGGGGACCCAACAAGCTTTCCTCGACCGCATGCAAACCAGGCAGGCATTGTACGAGGTGTTGGATTATCAAAATTATGAACGTGTGCCAACGGAATGA